A segment of the Candoia aspera isolate rCanAsp1 chromosome 8, rCanAsp1.hap2, whole genome shotgun sequence genome:
aaaatttaacatttttattttgatacTTTACTTCCTCCAGAGCTAAATAGCCCTCCCCCCATGCAGTTTCAATTACCAACTTTGGGAAGGGTGCTGTGGTATAGCATGTGTTAGATTTTATACTAACCTTCTATATTTCTGAAGAAACTGACAGAgtatttttattagaaaaaaattaggGATTGTGTAGAACTGTATTTACATACGTTGTAACTACTGTGTAGaaataaaatgttacatttcAATCTGTGCACACCCAAAATTGAGTTTACATATGAAGTTTAACAAGCAGACATTTTCCCCCTTGATATTGTTCAGTAGTATTGTGTATGTTCTAAATATTGAGAACCAGCACTTTTAATCAGAACAGAAGGATATGTATGCTAATTACAGACTGATCTCAATTTTTTAGGTTGCATTTACAACACGAATTTATCATCCAAATATTAACAGTAATGGCAGCATTTGTCTTGACATTCTAAGGTCACAGTGGTCTCCTGCTTTAACTATTTCTAAAGGTAAGTGTATTTGGGTGCAACTATCCTAGTTAATATTATTGCTgcctttgttttgtattttgttaacAAAAAGCTTGAATGTGATGCTATATGTGTATATTTAGGTTATGCAAAATTTGTCATTCTAGGAACAGAATGTTCTAGAGAGCTCCTGAACCTTTTGTTTCCTCCCAGACCATGCCATTTGTAGGGCAGGTTAGCAAATTGAAAATGGTTCATAGTGTTCCAGATGAAACAGCTATGTTTTGGGTTTGGATAACCCATGGAATTACTCACCCTGCTTCTAGGTTGAAGAATTTATATCAGTTATTCTGAACTGTCCCTGCAATATGATCTGAAGAGGAATTTGGCACACTCCAGAGGGAAATCATATATTTTGGAGTTTTTCACAATGTTCCTTTCCCAGATTGACAAATCTTGCAGATCCCTAATACTGTATATTCTAGGATTTGTCTtactttcctttccattttggcGTGACCTTTGACTGTTGCTTTGAGGCAACTACCCACTGATATCTTTCCCACCCAGGCAGCAGCCCCACAGATTTTTCTCCACCTTTCCTATAAGTTGTCCACATTCATTAACTTAGTGAACTAAACCTCACTCCCTAATGTTCACAGCATTACCCAGGTAGAGCATTTACTTGTATGTGAGACCGTTACTCACTTTTCTTCGGAAGAGAATTAgcagtttttcaaaaaaaagatCCCAAATACTATTAGGAAGAGAGCAATATAAACAAAAAGCAATTCATATTTTCTCAACACATATTGCTTCATAAAAGTCAAGGTATGCTAGCCTCAGTTGATGCTTGAACTGTGTAGTCATATGGTAAGGCTGTTGTGCCTTTTGTAGTTTCAttctctttccatcattgtgagttatagattgttgttgttagttttaTATAAGTGTTCCATGTTCTCATTGATAGTAACCACTGCTGTCCCTGTTGATTATGCAGTATACAAAACAAGCAGAGATCTGTAAGGGTTAGGGCTCAATCTTTAAAGAGAAGCTGAGTGACTTCTTGCTAGACAAAgcacttaaatttattttttagacCCAGGCGGATTTTGCATCACCAAGAAGCCAAGCCAAATGGGTttcaaactaaaaatattttggtTTATCAGAATATTCACAGGGCAACATGGTCCAGGGTTATGCATGGGTGTGGTTGAACAGACTAAGAATAAAGATCCCGAGTTTAAATGAGCATTTCAACTGACTAAgctaacctttttttttcaagctagAGATAACCttttttcagtaaaatatatGGGACTCTTCTTCCTGCATATGCAGAAGTAATTAACTTGTTCTTTGAACTATTTACAATTCTTCTATATGCTCTTTCCTATTTGTTTCAGTTCTCTTATCCATTTGTTCACTGTTATGTGACCCAAATCCAGATGATCCCCTAGTGCCAGAGATTGCGCGCATCTATAAAACAGACAGAGACAAGTAAGTATaactttgtttttagaaaaattGATGTGGTGAAATGTGGCTAGAGAACCGTTGAGTCATTGCTGCTGTTTAAAACTGAATTGGGTAAAAtatttaggttttttaaaaaaaaaatctagaaggcTTCAGTAGTATGCTAGAATAGGAATTTAACACTGTACAAAATGTTGTTTCATAAGTAAGATTGCTATGGACAATTTGAAAAATGAGAACACTCTGGTTATAGTTTGGAGTCTGAGGGGGAAAGTGAAAGTTATCTACTACTTCAATGATTTAGTATTGCCTTTTGTTTTGAAGTAAAATGGTTGCATCAAAATTATCTGTTAGTAGTTCTGCTTTGTGTTTGCAATTAAGTCTGCCCAGATAAATTTAATAGGGCTCTATTGGCTGGTCTGTGTTACTAAATATACTTATCTAATTAGGTACAATAGGTTAGCAAGAGAGTGGACAGAGAAATACGCTATGCTGTAGGGTAAGACTGCACTTCATGGTGCATTAATGATGTGGGGACTTCAGCACTTGAGTGCAGCATGCTTCAAGGCACTGGATTAACTAACAAAAGATTGTTCAAGTCACTGAAATACAAAGTTTTAACTGCTTGATTTGTATTCAGCGTGAGAAGCCTCTCTGCATGGCTAGATGAGTATAGTCAAATATAAGAAAGTTTTGTAGATCTTTCTTGGTTCTGGAACAGTACACTTACATGGTAAGTATTATGGGTCTTATTCAGCACAAAAGTGgctctaattttaattttaattatttagcaGATTAAATTCAGAAGTACAAAAGCCTATAGGCATGTATAGGTAGACACTAACATAATAACTGAGCATGTAAATGTAGTACTGACTCAATTTCAGTGGAGTTCTGCACAGTTCTCTCACAATCTCTGCTTATGCGAGAGGCTGGCTATATTTAGTATTTAAGGGTTTGTTTGTGATGTTTGTGTGGAGTTTTGCTAGCAAGAATATCCACTTATACTTGCATATTACAATGTGATTTCTAATATGCAATACTGTGTACTTTTATATGCTAGATAAAAATTGGCAAGTGTGCTTTGCCCAGAATCCACTGCAAAACTTGTAGAATAGTGCTAAAAATACTAGTATATTGAGGTGAGGAAAGTTCACGCTCTTATCAAGGCTATTCAAAGGACCAAGTGAATACTGGAGTTGATACCAGTTCTTTCAAACATGCTAGTAGGATTGCTTTGGATCATAGGAAAATATAGGGATACTGCACATCAAGAATTCTGATTTCTTACATAAAACTGTTGCTCTTTGGAATTAGATTACTCAATTTAACTTAAATTTTGAGTAAGAACATTATGTAGTACTAAGAAAGCTAAGTAGATTTTCTGTGTTGGTAACCATTTTCAAAATGATTTGAGGTATTCCTGTGGTTGTCTCTGAATACgatttctgtttcagaaacttAATTTTTCCAAGTTTCATTGGAATACATTAAATATTTTGTAAAGTTAGTATGTTTGTGTCATTGCAAAAAACTTTGTAATGTGTTACATGTTATTGCTGGCTCTGGTTTTGCTGATACATATTggcttaacatttttttccttttccaggtACAACAGAATATCTCGGGAATGGACTCAGAAGTATGCCATGTGATGCTACCTTAAGTCAGAATAACCTGCATTATAGCTGGAATAAACTTTAAATTACTGTTCCTTTTTGATTTTCTTATCCGGCTGCTCCCCTATCAgacctcatctttttttt
Coding sequences within it:
- the UBE2D3 gene encoding ubiquitin-conjugating enzyme E2 D3 gives rise to the protein MALKRINKELSDLARDPPAQCSAGPVGDDMFHWQATIMGPNDSPYQGGVFFLTIHFPTDYPFKPPKVAFTTRIYHPNINSNGSICLDILRSQWSPALTISKVLLSICSLLCDPNPDDPLVPEIARIYKTDRDKYNRISREWTQKYAM